A single Verrucomicrobiia bacterium DNA region contains:
- a CDS encoding restriction endonuclease subunit S has protein sequence MMAGLKPYPEYKDSGQAWLAAVPRHWSVLPNRAMFNEVKDRGYADEQMLSVTITRGIVPQKALLADSSKKDSSNQDKSKYKLVQPRDIAYNKMRAWQGAVGASELRGIISPAYVVMRLRDSKNLPRYIHHLYRTPQFAKEAERWSYGITSDMWSLRPEHFKLICTPQPPLDEQAAIVRFLDHANGRIERCIRAKQKLMALLNEQKQAIIHRAVTRGLNPNVPLKPSGIPWLGNIPKHWEVLRAKYLFREVDDRSINGDEELLSVSHITGVTPRSQKNITMFKAQSYVGHKMCRPGDLVVNTMWAWMAAFGVSEHTGIISPAYAVYRPRNAERIVGGYIDGILRTQPYIANIRCRSTGVRASRLRLYPEEFFRLPIVLPKATEQKQIVERIAVETKQLNIALARAAREIELLREYRTRLVADVVTGKLDVRAAARQLPESAPEAREAEEQLDGSDSSDEGQMD, from the coding sequence ATGATGGCCGGCCTCAAGCCTTACCCGGAATACAAGGATTCTGGTCAAGCGTGGCTGGCCGCCGTTCCGCGTCATTGGTCAGTGCTGCCCAATCGCGCCATGTTCAACGAGGTAAAAGACCGTGGCTATGCAGATGAGCAAATGCTTTCCGTGACGATCACGCGCGGCATTGTTCCGCAAAAGGCTTTGCTTGCCGATAGCTCGAAGAAGGACAGTTCCAACCAGGACAAATCAAAATACAAACTCGTTCAGCCTCGCGACATCGCCTACAACAAGATGCGGGCATGGCAGGGTGCGGTTGGTGCGTCGGAACTTCGTGGCATCATCAGTCCCGCCTACGTTGTGATGCGGTTGCGGGATTCCAAGAATCTACCGCGTTACATCCATCATCTTTACCGCACGCCGCAGTTTGCCAAAGAAGCGGAGCGTTGGTCTTACGGCATTACGTCCGACATGTGGAGTCTCCGTCCGGAGCACTTCAAATTGATTTGCACTCCACAGCCGCCGCTGGACGAGCAGGCGGCGATTGTGCGGTTTCTGGACCACGCGAACGGGCGGATTGAGCGGTGCATTCGGGCGAAGCAGAAGCTCATGGCGCTGCTCAACGAGCAGAAGCAGGCCATCATCCACCGCGCCGTCACCCGCGGTTTGAATCCCAACGTCCCCCTCAAACCCTCCGGCATCCCCTGGCTCGGCAACATCCCGAAGCATTGGGAAGTTTTGCGCGCGAAGTATCTTTTCCGCGAAGTTGATGACCGTTCGATAAACGGCGACGAAGAACTTCTTTCCGTCTCGCACATTACAGGAGTCACGCCGCGCAGTCAGAAGAACATCACAATGTTCAAAGCACAATCGTATGTAGGTCACAAGATGTGCCGACCGGGCGACCTCGTCGTTAATACAATGTGGGCATGGATGGCTGCCTTCGGCGTTTCAGAACACACAGGAATCATAAGCCCTGCCTACGCAGTTTACCGTCCACGCAACGCAGAGCGCATTGTCGGCGGCTATATTGATGGGATTCTTCGCACTCAGCCTTACATTGCAAACATTCGCTGTCGTTCAACAGGTGTTCGGGCGTCGCGTTTGCGACTTTATCCAGAAGAGTTCTTTCGTCTTCCAATCGTGCTACCAAAAGCAACCGAGCAGAAACAAATCGTGGAGCGAATTGCTGTTGAAACAAAACAACTCAACATTGCCCTCGCCCGCGCCGCACGCGAAATCGAATTGCTGCGGGAATACCGGACGCGGCTGGTGGCGGACGTGGTGACGGGCAAGCTGGACGTGCGCGCCGCCGCCCGCCAGTTGCCGGAAAGCGCGCCGGAGGCGCGGGAGGCGGAGGAGCAGTTGGATGGTTCTGACTCGTCCGACGAGGGACAAATGGATTAA
- a CDS encoding four helix bundle suffix domain-containing protein has protein sequence MNPPGNQPSEKPSVLLPSGGYRKLRSYKVAEAVYDATVVFCRRFYAEDRRMTDQMVQAARSGVRNISEGSGMAATSRKSEMKLTNVARASLSDELLRDYESFLRQNGLRVWPKDCREALAMRARLAEDRAAVRPAGRPGTVRLTGLFGLSEFVERAAPELAANAMLCAVNQAAYLLKRQLENQGETFVEKGGFTEKLYGARKRTKSDWSDGTDTPPACPRCGKPMKLRTVRSGAKAGRQFWGCTGYPECEGTKPIFGSDRSDGADKQRKKT, from the coding sequence ATGAATCCGCCAGGAAACCAACCGTCCGAAAAACCGAGCGTGCTGCTGCCCAGCGGCGGTTATCGCAAGCTGCGGAGTTACAAGGTGGCGGAGGCGGTGTATGACGCGACGGTGGTGTTCTGTCGCCGGTTTTACGCGGAGGACCGCCGGATGACGGATCAGATGGTGCAGGCGGCGCGGAGCGGGGTGCGGAACATCAGTGAGGGCAGCGGCATGGCCGCGACCTCGCGCAAGAGCGAGATGAAACTCACCAACGTGGCGCGGGCGAGTCTGTCGGATGAGTTGCTGCGGGATTACGAGAGTTTTTTGCGTCAGAACGGATTGCGGGTCTGGCCGAAGGATTGCCGGGAGGCGCTGGCGATGCGGGCGCGGCTGGCGGAAGACCGGGCAGCGGTGCGGCCAGCCGGGCGTCCGGGGACGGTGCGATTGACCGGGTTGTTTGGGTTGTCGGAGTTCGTGGAGCGGGCCGCGCCGGAACTGGCGGCCAACGCGATGTTGTGCGCGGTGAACCAGGCGGCCTACCTGTTGAAACGGCAACTGGAAAACCAGGGCGAGACGTTTGTGGAGAAAGGCGGGTTCACGGAGAAATTGTATGGGGCGCGGAAACGAACCAAGTCTGACTGGTCGGACGGTACGGACACACCACCAGCCTGTCCGCGCTGCGGCAAGCCCATGAAGCTGCGCACGGTGCGAAGCGGCGCGAAGGCGGGGCGGCAGTTTTGGGGTTGCACGGGCTACCCGGAGTGCGAGGGGACAAAGCCGATTTTTGGATCGGACCGGTCGGACGGGGCGGACAAACAACGGAAGAAAACCTGA
- a CDS encoding DUF4062 domain-containing protein, whose amino-acid sequence MNERIFISSVQKELAEERCGIRDYLRGDALFRRFFDVFLFEELPASDRRADEVYLDEVERCAIYVGLFGQEYGHENAAGLSPTEREFNQATHLGKPRFIYVKGENDQHRHPKMRKLISRAGAQLIRRRFNDITDLNAALYASLVEHLERTGRLRTRPFDAAACPAATLDDLSPDKVKWFLGLAGRERQYPLREDTPLAQTLAHLNLLDAGQPSHAAVLLFARQPQRFLLTSEVKCLHFHGTEVGKPIPSYQIYKGTVFELVDQAVDFVMSKITRAVGTRALGPQAPVEYELPREAVAEAIVNAVTHRDYASNASVQVMLFANRLEIWNPGELPLALSIPQLSRPHASIPRNPLIAEPMFLAHYAEKAGSGILDMIARCRRAGLRAPEFRQDGGLFNQTLWRRKTQVTPEVTPEVTPEVTPEVTPEVAGLLQIIKGEMSRAELMTRLDLKDEKHFREHYQQSAVALGLIEMTRPEAPQSRLQKYRLTAKGRTWLARHKSNGGAK is encoded by the coding sequence ATGAACGAACGCATCTTCATCAGCAGCGTGCAGAAGGAACTGGCGGAAGAACGCTGCGGCATCCGGGATTACCTTCGCGGTGACGCCCTGTTCCGCCGTTTCTTCGACGTTTTTCTGTTTGAAGAACTGCCCGCCTCCGACCGCCGGGCCGATGAGGTTTATCTCGACGAAGTCGAACGGTGCGCGATTTACGTCGGTTTGTTCGGTCAGGAATATGGCCATGAAAATGCCGCCGGACTGTCGCCCACCGAACGTGAATTCAATCAGGCCACCCATCTTGGCAAACCCCGCTTCATTTATGTGAAGGGCGAAAATGATCAGCATCGTCACCCGAAAATGCGGAAGCTCATCAGCCGGGCGGGCGCACAATTGATTCGCCGCCGGTTTAATGACATCACCGACCTGAACGCGGCGCTCTACGCCAGTCTGGTCGAGCACCTGGAACGCACCGGACGCTTGCGCACCCGCCCGTTCGACGCGGCAGCCTGTCCCGCTGCCACTCTCGACGACCTGTCCCCGGATAAGGTGAAGTGGTTTCTCGGTCTGGCCGGGCGCGAACGGCAATATCCGCTGCGCGAAGACACGCCCCTCGCCCAGACCTTGGCCCACCTCAACCTGCTCGACGCCGGCCAGCCCAGCCACGCCGCCGTCCTCTTGTTCGCCAGACAGCCACAGCGCTTCCTGCTCACGTCCGAAGTCAAGTGCCTGCACTTTCACGGCACGGAAGTCGGAAAACCAATTCCCTCCTACCAGATTTACAAAGGCACAGTCTTCGAACTCGTGGATCAGGCCGTGGACTTCGTCATGTCCAAAATCACCCGCGCTGTGGGCACGCGCGCGCTTGGCCCGCAAGCGCCAGTCGAATACGAACTACCCCGCGAAGCCGTCGCCGAGGCCATCGTCAACGCCGTGACGCATCGCGATTACGCCAGCAACGCGAGCGTGCAGGTCATGCTCTTTGCCAACCGGCTGGAAATCTGGAATCCCGGCGAACTCCCGCTCGCCCTGTCCATTCCGCAATTGAGCCGGCCACACGCCTCCATTCCCCGCAACCCGCTCATTGCCGAGCCGATGTTTTTGGCCCATTACGCCGAAAAAGCCGGCAGTGGCATCCTCGACATGATTGCCCGCTGCCGCCGGGCCGGATTGCGCGCGCCTGAATTCCGTCAGGACGGCGGGCTATTTAACCAGACTCTGTGGCGGCGAAAAACGCAAGTCACCCCCGAAGTCACCCCCGAAGTCACCCCCGAAGTCACCCCCGAAGTCACCCCCGAAGTCGCGGGCTTGCTGCAAATCATCAAGGGCGAGATGAGCCGGGCCGAGCTAATGACCCGGCTGGACTTGAAAGACGAAAAACATTTCCGGGAACATTACCAGCAGTCAGCCGTGGCTTTGGGGCTTATCGAAATGACCCGGCCGGAAGCACCCCAAAGCCGCCTTCAGAAATACCGGCTCACCGCCAAAGGCCGCACCTGGCTCGCCCGCCATAAATCCAACGGAGGCGCGAAATGA
- a CDS encoding AP2 domain-containing protein, translating to MNKFSATPGICRIDQPHKYNHGFFVRLARRKKIHSAFFADKKYGGKEAAFAAAQDHYRKLRIELGEPEPRSRLFWEEVRRRQGRSGLHGVRRIIDRRVKPWRKYWKATWSPKPYVVARKQFSIRKHGEAEARRLAIQAWRDGLRSMTEAR from the coding sequence ATGAATAAGTTTTCCGCCACCCCAGGCATCTGCCGGATTGATCAACCGCACAAGTATAACCACGGTTTCTTCGTGCGATTGGCGCGGCGGAAAAAGATTCATTCCGCCTTCTTCGCGGACAAGAAATACGGCGGGAAAGAAGCGGCGTTCGCCGCCGCGCAGGACCATTACCGCAAACTGCGGATTGAACTGGGCGAGCCAGAACCCCGCTCCCGGCTGTTTTGGGAGGAAGTGCGCCGCCGCCAGGGGCGCTCGGGGCTCCATGGGGTGCGGCGGATCATTGATCGCCGCGTCAAGCCGTGGCGCAAGTATTGGAAGGCGACGTGGAGTCCGAAGCCGTATGTGGTCGCGCGCAAACAATTTTCCATCCGCAAACACGGCGAAGCGGAGGCCCGACGGCTCGCCATTCAGGCTTGGCGCGATGGATTAAGGAGCATGACCGAAGCCCGGTAA
- a CDS encoding virulence RhuM family protein, whose amino-acid sequence MSDDPPASSLVLYQTEDGRTRIQCRFQNETVWLSQALIAELFQVTVPTVNEHLKGIFAEGELAAAATIRNFRIVRTEGRREVTRDIEHYNLDAILAVGFRVRSHRGTQFRQWAIGRLNEYLVKGFTMDDERLKNPPGKGQKDYFDEQLERIRDIRSSERRFYQKVLDIYATSVDYTPDTEMSQRFFATVQNKMHWAAHGQTAAEVIHARVDAGKPFMGLQTTRPGGIIRKEDVSIAKNYLDAEELGTLNRIVNAYIEFAELRALQRKAMTMRDWIAKLDEFLKLSEHELLDHAGKTTAEQAQIKAELEYDRYRKLLDAQPRAVDLDFDKAVKKLSQRKPKGGAK is encoded by the coding sequence ATGAGCGACGACCCGCCAGCATCCAGCCTCGTCCTTTATCAGACCGAAGATGGCCGCACGCGCATCCAATGCCGATTCCAGAATGAAACCGTGTGGCTGTCGCAGGCTCTCATCGCGGAACTGTTCCAAGTCACCGTGCCGACGGTGAACGAGCATTTGAAAGGCATCTTTGCCGAGGGAGAACTGGCGGCAGCGGCAACTATTCGGAATTTCCGAATAGTTCGAACCGAGGGCCGCCGCGAGGTGACGCGGGACATCGAACACTACAACCTGGACGCCATTCTGGCCGTGGGCTTCCGGGTGCGCAGCCATCGGGGCACGCAGTTCCGGCAGTGGGCCATCGGCCGCTTGAACGAGTATCTGGTGAAAGGGTTCACCATGGACGACGAGCGGCTCAAGAATCCCCCGGGCAAGGGGCAGAAGGATTACTTCGACGAACAACTGGAGCGCATCCGCGACATCCGATCGTCCGAACGGCGCTTCTACCAGAAGGTGCTGGATATTTACGCGACGAGTGTGGACTACACGCCAGACACGGAGATGTCGCAGCGCTTCTTCGCCACGGTGCAGAACAAGATGCACTGGGCGGCGCACGGGCAGACCGCGGCGGAGGTGATTCACGCGCGGGTGGATGCCGGAAAGCCGTTCATGGGATTACAGACGACGCGTCCCGGCGGGATCATCCGCAAGGAGGATGTCTCCATCGCCAAGAACTATCTCGACGCGGAGGAACTCGGCACGCTGAACCGCATCGTGAACGCCTACATCGAATTCGCCGAACTGCGGGCGCTGCAACGCAAGGCGATGACGATGCGGGATTGGATCGCGAAGCTCGATGAGTTCTTGAAACTCTCGGAGCACGAATTGCTGGATCACGCGGGCAAAACCACCGCCGAGCAGGCACAGATCAAGGCGGAGCTGGAATACGACCGCTACCGGAAGCTGCTGGATGCGCAACCGCGCGCGGTGGACCTGGATTTTGACAAAGCGGTGAAGAAACTCTCCCAGCGCAAACCCAAGGGAGGCGCGAAATGA
- a CDS encoding type I restriction endonuclease subunit R — translation MPTDTSEKGLETLIMRHMTGGDGLAFAGDGTFAETPDALAAQKATGSGWLAGNPKDFDRAYALDVPQLFQFLQATQPEAFKKIGTADYQDAKDITRQKFLARLSNEIGKRGVIDVLRKGIEDGPLHFDLFFGTPSPGNAKATALFAKNRFSITRQLRYSRDEQRRALDLCLFINGLPIATFELKNSLTKQTVEDAVEQYRRDRDPREKLFEFGRCVVHFAVDDGEVRMCSELRGKGSWFLPFNKGWDDGAGNPPNPNGLKTDYLWKEVLTPGSLTNILEGYAQIVEEKNPRTGKKKRKQVFPRYHQLDVVRKLLVDVATHGSGQRYLIQHSAGSGKSNSIAWLAHQLVGVKRNEKEVFDSVIVVTDRRILDDQIQRTVKQFMQVGATVGHAEHSGDLRKFIESGKKIIISTVQKFPFILDEIAKEEKAKKFAIIIDEAHSSQGGKTSAAMSAALADPEDTVNDALEKRMAARKMLANASYFAFTATPKPKTLQMFGKALPPDADGKVKHDPFHSYTMKQAIQERFILDVLKSYTPVDSYYKLVKKIEGDPEFDVKKAQKKLRKYVESHDHAIRLKAEIMVDHFHNQVMALNKIGGKARAMIVCNGVERAIQYFHAFKEYLEERKSPYLPIVAFSGEHEFKGVKSTELSLNGFFSGDIATKIQEDPYRFLICADKFQTGYDEPLLHTMYVDKPLAGIKAVQTLSRLNRAHPEKHDVFVLDFQNNTETITFAFADYYRTTVLSEETDPNKLHDLKAALDNAQVYAPEQVRALVDLFLTGAERDKLDPMLDVCVAVYQEKLDEDEQVSFKGKAKAFARTYDFLASVMPYPMREWEKLSIVLNLLIPKLPAPKEEDLSKGILEAIDMDSYRVEKKAVMKIAVADENAEIAPVSVEAGGHKLAPEMDRLSNILKTFNEHFGTLFNDSDRIAKRIKDEIAPKVAANPAYQNARQNTPHTARLAHDKALGKIMQMFLKDDTEVYKQFVENESFRRSVTDMVYALTNE, via the coding sequence ATGCCTACTGACACCAGCGAGAAAGGACTTGAAACACTAATCATGCGCCACATGACCGGCGGGGACGGGCTGGCTTTTGCCGGGGATGGCACATTCGCGGAAACGCCGGATGCGCTCGCCGCGCAGAAGGCCACCGGCAGCGGTTGGCTGGCGGGAAATCCCAAAGACTTCGATCGCGCTTACGCGTTGGATGTACCGCAGCTTTTCCAATTCCTGCAAGCCACGCAGCCGGAGGCGTTCAAGAAAATCGGCACGGCCGATTACCAGGACGCGAAAGACATCACGCGGCAGAAGTTTCTGGCGCGGCTCTCCAATGAGATCGGCAAGCGCGGCGTGATTGATGTGTTGCGCAAGGGCATCGAGGACGGCCCGCTGCATTTTGATTTGTTCTTCGGCACGCCCTCGCCGGGCAACGCGAAGGCAACGGCGTTGTTCGCTAAAAACCGGTTCAGCATCACACGCCAGTTGCGTTACAGCCGGGATGAACAGCGGCGCGCGCTGGATTTGTGCCTGTTCATCAACGGCCTGCCCATCGCCACGTTCGAGTTGAAGAACAGCCTGACGAAGCAGACGGTCGAGGACGCGGTGGAGCAGTATCGTCGTGACCGCGACCCGCGCGAGAAATTGTTCGAGTTCGGGCGGTGCGTGGTGCATTTCGCGGTGGACGACGGCGAGGTGCGGATGTGCAGCGAGTTGCGCGGCAAAGGCTCGTGGTTTCTGCCGTTCAACAAAGGTTGGGACGATGGCGCGGGCAATCCGCCGAATCCGAACGGCTTGAAGACGGATTATCTGTGGAAGGAAGTGCTCACGCCGGGCAGCCTGACGAACATCCTCGAAGGTTACGCGCAGATCGTGGAGGAGAAGAATCCCCGGACCGGCAAGAAGAAGCGCAAGCAGGTGTTCCCGCGTTATCATCAGCTCGACGTGGTGCGCAAGCTGTTGGTGGACGTGGCAACGCACGGTTCGGGTCAGCGGTATCTCATCCAACATTCGGCGGGCAGCGGCAAATCCAATTCCATCGCGTGGCTGGCGCATCAACTCGTTGGCGTGAAGCGCAACGAAAAGGAAGTTTTTGATTCCGTGATTGTGGTGACGGACCGGCGGATTCTGGACGACCAGATTCAGCGAACCGTTAAACAGTTCATGCAGGTGGGCGCGACCGTCGGGCACGCGGAACATTCCGGCGATTTGCGGAAGTTCATCGAGAGCGGGAAGAAGATCATCATCAGCACGGTGCAGAAGTTTCCGTTCATCCTCGATGAAATCGCGAAGGAGGAGAAGGCAAAGAAGTTCGCCATCATCATTGACGAGGCGCACAGCAGCCAGGGCGGCAAGACTTCCGCCGCGATGAGCGCGGCATTGGCCGACCCGGAAGACACGGTGAACGATGCGTTGGAGAAGCGCATGGCCGCGCGCAAGATGCTGGCGAACGCGAGCTACTTCGCGTTCACCGCCACGCCGAAGCCGAAGACGTTGCAGATGTTCGGCAAGGCGCTGCCACCGGACGCCGACGGCAAGGTGAAGCACGATCCGTTTCACAGTTACACGATGAAGCAGGCGATTCAGGAGCGCTTCATTCTCGACGTGCTCAAGAGCTACACGCCGGTGGACAGTTATTACAAGCTGGTGAAGAAGATCGAGGGCGACCCGGAGTTCGACGTGAAGAAGGCGCAGAAGAAATTGCGGAAATACGTCGAGAGCCACGACCACGCCATCCGGTTGAAGGCGGAAATCATGGTGGACCATTTTCATAATCAGGTGATGGCACTGAACAAGATCGGCGGCAAGGCGCGGGCCATGATTGTGTGCAACGGCGTTGAGCGCGCCATCCAGTATTTCCACGCGTTCAAGGAGTATCTTGAAGAACGCAAGAGTCCGTATCTGCCCATCGTCGCCTTCTCCGGCGAACACGAGTTCAAAGGCGTGAAATCAACGGAGTTGTCCTTGAATGGGTTTTTCAGTGGTGACATCGCGACAAAAATTCAAGAAGACCCGTATCGCTTTCTGATCTGCGCGGACAAATTTCAGACGGGCTATGACGAACCGCTCTTGCACACGATGTATGTGGACAAACCGCTGGCGGGAATCAAGGCGGTGCAAACGCTGTCACGCCTCAACCGGGCGCATCCCGAAAAGCATGACGTGTTCGTGTTGGATTTCCAGAACAACACCGAAACGATCACGTTTGCCTTCGCGGATTATTACCGCACCACGGTGTTGAGCGAGGAAACCGACCCGAATAAATTGCACGACTTGAAAGCGGCGCTGGACAACGCCCAGGTTTATGCGCCGGAACAGGTGCGGGCGCTGGTGGATTTGTTCCTCACCGGCGCGGAGCGGGACAAGCTCGACCCGATGCTTGATGTGTGCGTGGCGGTTTACCAAGAGAAGCTGGATGAAGATGAACAGGTAAGTTTCAAAGGCAAGGCCAAGGCGTTCGCGCGCACCTATGATTTTCTGGCGTCCGTCATGCCGTATCCGATGCGCGAGTGGGAGAAGCTATCCATTGTTTTGAACCTGCTCATTCCGAAATTGCCCGCGCCAAAAGAGGAGGACTTGTCCAAGGGGATTCTGGAAGCCATTGACATGGACAGCTACCGCGTCGAGAAAAAGGCGGTGATGAAGATTGCGGTGGCGGATGAGAACGCGGAGATTGCGCCCGTATCAGTCGAAGCGGGCGGGCACAAACTTGCGCCAGAAATGGATCGCCTGAGCAATATTTTGAAGACGTTCAACGAACATTTCGGTACGTTGTTCAATGACAGCGATCGGATCGCGAAGCGCATCAAAGATGAAATCGCGCCCAAGGTGGCCGCCAATCCGGCCTATCAAAATGCCAGACAAAACACACCGCACACGGCGCGACTGGCCCATGACAAGGCGTTGGGAAAGATCATGCAGATGTTCTTGAAAGATGACACGGAGGTTTACAAGCAATTCGTGGAGAATGAATCGTTCCGGCGTTCCGTGACGGACATGGTGTATGCGCTGACCAATGAGTGA
- a CDS encoding type I restriction-modification system subunit M: MDQATHNKIVSFIWGIADDVLRDLFVRGKYRDVILPMCVIRRLDAVLEPTKKAVLETKARLDKLKITEQQAALCAAAGQSFYNTSKFTLRDLKSRGSQQQLQQDFLDYLDGFSSNVQDILTNFEFRDRVPRLSKADALGTLIAKFLDPDMDLSPHGIDNHAMGTVFEELVRKFNEENNEEAGEHWTPRDAVKLMADLIFLPVADKIKSGGYLLYDGACGTGGMLTVAEETMRARASGKKDIVTHLYGQEISPETYAICKADMLLKGEGENADRIVGGAEWSTLAHDAFPAMEFDFMLSNPPYGKSWKKDLEAMGGKDGMRDPRFKVMHDGEELSLVTRSSDGQLLFLANLVAKMNHQTPLGSRMAEVHNGSSLFTGDAGQGESNIRRWLIENDWLEAIVALPLNLFYNTGIATYVWVISNRKQGTKREGKVQLIDATQWFKPLRKNLGKKNCELAPDDIQRICDTYLAFQETEQSKIFPNKAFGYWKVTVERPVRLHSQLTMKAIEALRFASGDEELRAELYEEFGEALFEEWPEVQAAVEKWLAEQLDGSDESDEDSAKKTLPERTRKKLLDAKTWERDGRLVETATALRQELGGDLFEDHNLFRNRVNEALEKLKLKLSASDLKLILRAVSWRVETAPPVIAKVRPVGRGQANALHGVYAAEVRGKPALVEYEPDSDLRDTEQVPLLEPGGIEAFIRREVLPYTPDAWIDESATKMGYEISFTRHFYQPQPLRSLDEISADIVALEKETEGLLGEIVGAK; this comes from the coding sequence ATGGACCAAGCCACTCACAACAAAATCGTCTCTTTCATCTGGGGCATTGCCGACGATGTCCTCCGCGACCTATTCGTTCGCGGCAAATACCGCGATGTTATTTTACCAATGTGCGTCATTCGCCGTCTCGACGCCGTGCTTGAGCCGACAAAAAAGGCGGTGCTCGAAACCAAGGCCAGGCTCGATAAGTTAAAAATCACCGAGCAGCAGGCCGCGCTTTGCGCTGCCGCCGGGCAATCGTTCTACAACACGTCCAAATTCACCCTGCGCGACCTCAAATCGCGCGGCAGTCAACAACAGCTTCAGCAGGATTTTCTGGATTACCTCGACGGCTTTTCCTCCAACGTGCAGGACATCCTGACGAATTTCGAGTTCCGCGACCGCGTGCCGCGTCTGTCCAAGGCCGACGCCCTCGGCACGCTCATCGCCAAGTTTCTCGATCCCGACATGGATCTCAGTCCGCACGGCATTGACAACCATGCGATGGGCACGGTCTTCGAGGAACTGGTCCGCAAATTCAACGAGGAAAACAACGAGGAAGCGGGCGAACACTGGACGCCGCGCGATGCCGTGAAGCTCATGGCCGATCTCATCTTTCTGCCCGTGGCCGACAAGATCAAATCCGGCGGTTACCTGCTTTACGATGGCGCATGCGGCACGGGCGGCATGTTGACCGTGGCGGAAGAAACCATGCGCGCCCGCGCCAGCGGCAAAAAGGACATCGTCACGCACCTTTACGGCCAGGAAATCAGCCCCGAGACCTACGCCATCTGCAAGGCCGACATGCTGCTCAAAGGCGAAGGCGAAAACGCCGACCGCATCGTCGGCGGCGCGGAATGGTCCACGCTCGCGCACGACGCCTTTCCCGCGATGGAATTTGATTTCATGCTCTCCAATCCGCCCTACGGCAAAAGCTGGAAGAAGGATTTGGAAGCGATGGGCGGCAAGGACGGGATGCGCGACCCGCGTTTCAAGGTGATGCACGACGGCGAGGAACTTTCCCTCGTCACGCGCTCCAGTGACGGCCAGTTGCTTTTCCTCGCCAATCTGGTGGCCAAGATGAATCACCAGACACCGCTCGGCAGCCGCATGGCGGAAGTTCACAACGGCTCGTCGCTGTTCACCGGCGACGCCGGACAGGGCGAGAGCAACATCCGCCGCTGGCTCATCGAGAACGACTGGCTCGAAGCCATCGTCGCGCTGCCGCTGAACCTGTTCTATAACACCGGCATCGCCACCTATGTCTGGGTAATTTCCAATCGGAAGCAGGGCACGAAACGCGAAGGCAAGGTGCAGCTCATTGACGCCACGCAATGGTTCAAGCCGCTCCGCAAAAATCTCGGCAAGAAAAACTGCGAACTCGCGCCCGACGACATCCAGCGCATCTGCGATACCTACCTCGCGTTCCAGGAAACTGAACAGTCGAAGATTTTTCCGAATAAAGCATTCGGCTATTGGAAAGTGACCGTCGAGCGGCCCGTGCGATTGCACAGCCAGCTTACGATGAAAGCCATCGAAGCCCTGCGGTTCGCTTCCGGTGACGAAGAGTTGCGCGCGGAGCTTTATGAGGAATTTGGGGAGGCGTTGTTTGAGGAGTGGCCGGAGGTGCAGGCTGCCGTGGAAAAGTGGCTGGCCGAGCAGTTGGACGGGTCGGACGAATCGGATGAGGACAGCGCCAAGAAAACCCTGCCGGAGCGCACCCGGAAAAAACTGCTCGATGCGAAGACCTGGGAACGTGACGGACGACTCGTCGAAACCGCTACGGCCTTGCGCCAGGAACTGGGTGGCGACCTGTTTGAAGACCACAATCTTTTCCGCAACCGTGTGAACGAAGCGTTGGAGAAACTGAAGCTCAAACTCTCCGCCAGCGACCTGAAACTGATTTTGCGCGCCGTGAGCTGGCGTGTGGAAACCGCTCCGCCCGTGATCGCAAAGGTACGACCGGTCGGACGGGGTCAAGCAAACGCGTTGCATGGGGTTTACGCAGCAGAAGTGCGCGGCAAGCCCGCGTTGGTGGAATACGAACCCGACTCCGATCTGCGCGACACCGAGCAAGTGCCGCTGCTCGAACCCGGCGGCATCGAAGCCTTCATCCGTCGCGAAGTGCTGCCCTACACGCCCGATGCGTGGATTGACGAATCCGCCACCAAGATGGGTTACGAGATTTCCTTCACGCGCCACTTCTACCAACCGCAACCGCTGCGCTCGCTCGACGAAATCAGCGCGGACATCGTGGCCCTGGAAAAGGAAACCGAAGGATTGCTCGGCGAAATCGTTGGCGCAAAATAA